A single genomic interval of Lathyrus oleraceus cultivar Zhongwan6 chromosome 7, CAAS_Psat_ZW6_1.0, whole genome shotgun sequence harbors:
- the LOC127107551 gene encoding pentatricopeptide repeat-containing protein At2g45350, chloroplastic, with amino-acid sequence MLVCANSSSYQPWSSTIPTLVLLPKFTTKEHMNQIHARLITTGFIKNTSLTTKLILTFVSSPHKPLIEFARYIFIKNHALRVGRDRKDDPFLWNAVLRSYSHGSDPKGALFLLCLMIENGVCLDKYTFSLVLKACSNVGLMKEGMQIYGLLCKTDIGCDLFLKNCLIGLFMRCGCVDFAEQMFDRMTERDSVSYNSMIDGYVKCGLIGRASELFNGMPMEEKNLITWNSMIRGYVRCGEDDDGLKFGWTLFVKMPERDLVSWNTMIDGCVKRGNMDDAQAFFDGMSERDLVSWVTMIDGYAKSGDVVAARSLFDEMPRRNVICCNSMMAGYVQNGYFIEALKLFHDMRRADNMLPDDTTLLIVLTAVAQLGCLEDGVAIHRYLMDNGYSLSDNLGVALIDMYSKCGSIENAKSVFENIEQKCVDHWNAMIGGLAIHGMGEMAFDFLMEMERLSITPDDITFIGVLSACSHSGMLNEGLICFEVMQKVYKLQPKVQHYGCMVDMLSRAGLVEEATKLIQKMPIEPNDVIWKSLLSACQIHENFSVGEPIAQQLIQLESCSASSYVLLSNVYASLGLWDNVRRVRTKMKERQLGKIPGCSWIELEGIVHKFSVQDRTHPQVTEIYSMLNSL; translated from the coding sequence ATGCTTGTGTGTGCTAATTCTTCATCATACCAACCATGGTCTTCAACAATCCCCACATTGGTTTTGCTCCCAAAATTCACAACCAAAGAACACATGAATCAAATCCACGCACGCTTAATAACAACAGGATTCATCAAAAACACTTCACTCACTACCAAACTTATCCTCACTTTTGTTTCTTCACCCCATAAGCCTCTCATTGAATTTGCTCGTTACATCTTCATCAAGAACCATGCTTTACGTGTTGGCAGGGATAGAAAGGATGACCCTTTTCTCTGGAATGCTGTTCTCAGGTCTTATTCTCATGGTAGTGATCCAAAAGGAGCTCTTTTTTTGCTCTGTTTGATGATTGAAAATGGGGTTTGTTTGGATAAGTATACTTTTTCACTTGTGTTGAAGGCTTGTTCTAATGTGGGTTTGATGAAAGAAGGAATGCAGATTTATGGGTTGTTGTGTAAGACAGATATTGGGTGTGATTTGTTTTTGAAAAATTGTTTGATTGGTTTGTTTATGAGATGTGGGTGTGTTGATTTTGCGGAGCAAATGTTTGATAGAATGACTGAGAGGGATTCTGTTTCTTATAATTCAATGATTGATGGGTATGTGAAATGTGGGTTAATTGGAAGAGCATCTGAGTTGTTTAATGGTATGCCAATGGAAGAGAAGAACTTGATTACATGGAATTCAATGATTAGAGGCTATGTGAGATGTGGTGAAGATGATGACGGGTTGAAGTTTGGTTGGACTTTGTTTGTTAAAATGCCTGAGAGGGACTTGGTTTCTTGGAACACAATGATTGATGGTTGTGTGAAGAGGGGAAACATGGACGATGCTCAGGCATTTTTCGATGGGATGTCGGAAAGAGATTTGGTCAGTTGGGTTACGATGATTGATGGTTACGCTAAATCGGGTGATGTCGTTGCTGCGAGGAGTTTGTTCGATGAAATGCCGAGGCGAAACGTCATTTGTTGTAATTCAATGATGGCTGGCTATGTTCAGAATGGGTATTTCATTGAAGCATTGAAGCTGTTTCATGATATGAGAAGGGCGGACAATATGTTACCGGATGATACGACACTATTGATTGTTCTTACAGCAGTCGCACAATTAGGATGCCTGGAAGATGGAGTAGCGATACATCGTTATTTAATGGACAATGGTTACTCTCTGAGTGATAATCTCGGCGTTGCTCTGATTGACATGTATTCAAAGTGTGGTAGCATCGAGAATGCTAAATCAGTGTTCGAGAATATCGAGCAAAAATGTGTTGATCATTGGAATGCTATGATTGGTGGCTTAGCGATTCACGGAATGGGTGAAATGGCTTTTGATTTTCTCATGGAGATGGAAAGGCTTTCTATTACACCCGACGATATCACGTTCATCGGAGTATTGAGTGCTTGTAGCCATTCTGGAATGTTGAATGAAGGACTGATATGTTTTGAGGTTATGCAAAAAGTATACAAGCTGCAACCTAAAGTGCAACACTATGGATGCATGGTGGATATGCTTAGCCGAGCCGGACTTGTCGAAGAAGCAACAAAACTCATCCAAAAAATGCCTATTGAACCCAATGATGTGATTTGGAAGTCCTTGCTAAGTGCTTGTCAAATTCATGAAAACTTCTCTGTAGGAGAGCCTATAGCTCAGCAATTGATTCAACTAGAGTCATGCAGTGCAAGTTCTTATGTGCTCTTGTCTAATGTCTATGCTAGTTTGGGTTTGTGGGATAATGTTAGAAGGGTTAGAACAAAAATGAAAGAAAGACAGTTAGGGAAAATTCCAGGTTGTAGTTGGATTGAATTGGAGGGAATTGTTCATAAGTTTTCTGTACAAGATAGAACACACCCTCAGGTTACTGAGATTTATTCTATGTTAAATAGTTTGTAA